A genome region from Arthrobacter sp. V1I9 includes the following:
- a CDS encoding VOC family protein, translating to MAIKLENVGIAVRDLEATISFFTDLGLTVVGRDTVSGEWTDTAVGLDGNHAKVVMLQTPDGHGRLELFEYIHPEAIESEPTRPNEIGMHRVAFSVDDLDQALEIAARHGCHPLRGVATYQDVYKLTYVRGPSGILVMLAEELKRN from the coding sequence ATGGCCATCAAATTAGAGAACGTCGGCATCGCCGTTCGCGACCTTGAAGCAACGATCTCCTTTTTCACCGACCTCGGTCTCACAGTCGTCGGCCGTGACACGGTCAGTGGTGAATGGACCGACACCGCCGTCGGCCTGGACGGCAACCACGCCAAAGTAGTTATGCTCCAAACGCCTGACGGTCACGGTCGCCTTGAGCTCTTCGAGTACATTCACCCCGAAGCGATCGAGTCGGAGCCCACTCGTCCTAACGAGATCGGCATGCACCGCGTAGCCTTCTCCGTCGATGACCTGGACCAAGCATTGGAGATAGCCGCGAGGCACGGCTGCCATCCGCTTCGGGGCGTGGCCACCTATCAGGACGTCTACAAGCTCACTTATGTCCGCGGTCCCAGCGGTATCCTTGTGATGCTCGCCGAGGAACTCAAGAGAAACTGA
- a CDS encoding peroxidase family protein — MNRRLRRDKRRQQPVSFRVVAAATTLVIPAAMGLPVVAANAVQAPVGAGFTVTPADLSFILKQIKIAEAHVVNTTSETGPCGALVGTGPNQLASPLLSFGLRTVDGSCNNLQPGQETFGAADLVFPRLTSKSFRDAESGTANPRGTAVDTSYSQKSGDVFDSQPRVISNLIVDQTSTNPAAVSAAGNPVRTQGNEGVKPCTTDPDPLAEPPVAAAPAGCVPSHSTLFIPNVTTDVGLSPPYNSMFTLFGQFFDHGIDQTVKGGGTVYVPLKADDPLIAGPDHNIATTADNLPPQLRFMVLTRGQNQDNGTPNDTSDDVQDALNTDSPWVDQSQTYTSHASHQVFLREYAKNAAGQPVSTGKMLGGMPGTPEASGMATWESTKKQARELLGIQLLDKDVLNVPMLAVDLYGNFIPGANGFPKFVTATGEVEIDPAANGGAGTLVPANVRYFNTPFLTDIAHNADPSAKDTDHRPDTPPVAPQPDEDTTASADFASQPAGTYDDEMLNAHFIAGDGRVNENIGLTAIHQVFHSEHDRLVDDVKATLAKPENAALRASYEAVSGSTFDYGERIFQAARFITEMEYQHIVFEDFARKVQPAINPFQPFAFTETDINPAVTAEFAHAVYRFGHSMLTETISRRNEHKPGTDGTYGTSDDIAGSVNDISLLEGFLNPPAYFDGGDAGKLTPEQAAGSVVMGMSDQAGNELDEYVTETLRNNLLGLPLDLAAINITRARSEGIPRLNALRKEIHEATNDGQLKPYVNWIDFGENLKHPQSLINFVAAYGKHPTITQASTLAAKRAAARAIVNPDTIAGDVPPEDAAAFMNGIGETWADAEGSTRTGLEDVDLWVGGLAERTNLFGGLLGSTFNYVFEKQMTELQNGDRLYYLARTPGMNLRAQLEGNSFAELVMRNTNAQALKADAFATADCKFELKNLAGTRDGFTLSGNTVADDADSECNETALLIRMPDGTIKYRASNTEDPAGINGQGVYNGTAGADRIYGGVDNDTFWGGEGNDIIEGGDGADVALGGEGSDIITDFAGDDIHKGGPGNDAIDGGPGLDILMGGDGSDFTNGGENDNETFAGEGNDFAIAGKGQDAVIAGGGDDWMEGGESPDLLIGDSSNLFFLDDSEKPGHDILIGQGGDDDYDMEGGDDIGLAGPGIEKVAGGSGYDWEIGLHDPQPQDADLSLQILPLDVLQIGVRDRYNEVEALSGGPLNDKLRGDDTIPSQGGGEGFIGCNVLDVHGVDRISGLSDLIPAEARTTRIADVIAASASKDCPILDSSENAMAWADGNILLGGGGSDIIEGRGGNDIIDGDRYLNVRLSVKNDAGEVIGSATGMTAQYLKNEAGALTGATLQADVYAGKVDPGNIEAVREILSTSGGTDKAVFSDIEVNYTVTEGNGVTTVTHNNAGPDGTDTLRNIETLVFADSIAPNAPTGVTAVTGDAQATVNFSAAEAGGITEEFSVKVINVATGAQVGELRTAAGDATSLVVTGLTNGVQVRFEVTATNGHGSSPAAVSNAVTPAVPVLVTAVPTITGAAVVGGVLSANTGVWGPAPVTYSYQWFGNGTAIGGATAATYTLQAGDAGKAITVRVTGSKAGYATASQTSAPVTAANVVGVPTALRDFNGDGKTDLLARDSSGVLWTYMGNAAGQFPTRVRAGGGWNVMNAISSSGDVNGDGRADLLARDSSGVLWSYLGNGAGIFPNRIRVGAGWNTMNALSASGDVNGDGRADLLARDSSGVLWSYLGNGAGIFPNRIRVGAGWNTMNAISASRDLNGDGRADLLARDSSGVLWSYLGNGAGIFPNRIRVGAGWNTMTAISGAGDLNGDGRTDLVARDSRGTLWSYLGNGAGVFPTRVSAGAGWNTMSAIS; from the coding sequence CCGGTTTCCTTCAGGGTGGTTGCGGCGGCAACCACTCTTGTGATCCCCGCGGCGATGGGATTGCCTGTGGTGGCGGCCAACGCGGTACAGGCACCTGTCGGCGCCGGATTCACCGTAACCCCTGCGGATCTGTCCTTCATCCTGAAACAGATCAAAATTGCCGAGGCCCACGTCGTGAACACGACGTCGGAAACCGGACCCTGCGGCGCCCTCGTGGGCACCGGCCCGAACCAGCTGGCCAGCCCCCTGCTGTCGTTCGGTCTCCGGACCGTGGACGGGAGCTGCAATAACCTCCAGCCCGGCCAGGAAACCTTCGGCGCCGCCGACCTGGTATTTCCGCGGCTGACCTCCAAGTCGTTCCGCGACGCTGAAAGCGGCACTGCCAATCCGCGCGGAACCGCGGTGGACACGAGCTACTCCCAGAAATCCGGGGACGTCTTCGATTCCCAGCCGCGCGTCATCAGCAACCTCATCGTGGACCAGACGTCGACCAACCCGGCCGCCGTTTCGGCTGCCGGCAATCCCGTGCGCACTCAGGGCAATGAAGGTGTCAAGCCGTGCACCACGGACCCCGATCCGCTCGCAGAACCGCCGGTGGCAGCTGCTCCGGCCGGTTGCGTCCCGTCCCACAGCACGCTCTTTATCCCCAACGTCACCACCGACGTCGGTTTGTCGCCACCCTACAACTCGATGTTCACCCTGTTCGGACAGTTCTTCGACCACGGCATCGACCAAACGGTGAAGGGAGGAGGAACGGTTTACGTACCACTGAAGGCCGATGATCCGTTGATCGCCGGGCCGGACCACAACATCGCCACTACGGCCGATAACCTTCCCCCTCAGCTCCGCTTCATGGTCCTCACCCGCGGCCAGAACCAGGACAACGGCACTCCGAACGACACCAGCGACGACGTGCAGGACGCCCTGAACACGGACTCCCCATGGGTGGATCAGAGCCAGACCTACACCTCGCACGCCTCCCACCAGGTCTTCCTGCGCGAATACGCCAAGAACGCTGCCGGCCAGCCCGTGTCCACCGGCAAGATGCTCGGGGGCATGCCCGGCACGCCGGAAGCAAGCGGCATGGCCACGTGGGAATCCACGAAAAAGCAGGCGCGCGAGCTGCTCGGCATCCAACTGTTGGACAAGGACGTCCTGAACGTCCCAATGCTGGCCGTCGACCTTTACGGAAATTTCATTCCGGGAGCCAACGGTTTCCCGAAGTTCGTAACGGCAACAGGGGAAGTGGAAATCGACCCGGCTGCCAACGGAGGCGCGGGGACCCTTGTGCCGGCAAACGTGCGTTACTTCAATACCCCGTTCCTGACCGATATCGCGCACAATGCCGACCCGTCGGCCAAGGACACAGACCACCGGCCGGACACCCCGCCTGTTGCCCCGCAGCCGGACGAGGATACGACGGCCTCGGCTGACTTTGCCAGCCAGCCCGCTGGTACGTACGACGACGAGATGCTCAACGCCCACTTCATTGCCGGTGACGGGCGTGTCAACGAAAACATCGGCCTGACTGCCATTCACCAGGTGTTCCATTCAGAGCATGACCGGCTTGTCGATGACGTCAAAGCCACGCTGGCGAAGCCGGAGAATGCGGCACTTCGCGCCAGCTATGAGGCGGTCAGCGGGTCCACGTTCGACTACGGGGAGCGCATCTTCCAGGCAGCCCGCTTCATCACGGAGATGGAGTACCAGCACATTGTGTTCGAGGACTTCGCCCGCAAGGTACAGCCGGCCATCAACCCGTTCCAGCCATTCGCCTTCACCGAAACCGATATCAACCCGGCCGTCACGGCCGAGTTTGCCCACGCCGTCTACCGGTTCGGCCACTCGATGCTCACCGAGACCATCTCCCGGCGCAACGAACACAAACCCGGAACCGACGGGACCTACGGGACCTCGGATGACATCGCCGGTTCGGTGAATGACATTTCACTGCTGGAGGGTTTCCTGAATCCGCCGGCCTACTTTGACGGCGGCGATGCCGGCAAGCTGACCCCTGAGCAGGCTGCGGGCAGCGTCGTCATGGGCATGTCGGACCAGGCCGGCAACGAACTGGACGAATACGTCACGGAAACCCTGCGGAACAACCTGCTGGGCCTCCCCCTCGACCTCGCCGCAATCAACATCACACGCGCCCGCTCTGAAGGCATCCCCAGGCTGAACGCGCTGCGTAAGGAAATCCACGAGGCCACCAACGACGGCCAGCTCAAGCCCTACGTGAACTGGATCGATTTCGGGGAGAACCTCAAGCACCCCCAGTCCCTGATCAACTTCGTGGCGGCCTACGGCAAGCACCCCACCATCACGCAGGCATCCACGCTGGCAGCCAAGCGCGCAGCTGCCCGCGCCATCGTCAACCCGGATACCATCGCAGGGGATGTTCCACCTGAGGACGCTGCAGCGTTCATGAACGGTATCGGTGAAACATGGGCAGATGCAGAAGGATCGACAAGGACGGGCCTTGAAGACGTCGACCTTTGGGTCGGCGGCCTGGCAGAGCGGACCAACCTCTTCGGCGGGCTGCTGGGCAGCACGTTCAACTACGTGTTCGAGAAGCAGATGACTGAACTGCAGAACGGGGACCGTCTGTACTACTTGGCGCGTACCCCTGGCATGAACCTGCGGGCACAGCTGGAAGGCAACTCCTTCGCTGAACTGGTAATGCGCAACACCAACGCCCAGGCGCTGAAGGCCGACGCCTTCGCCACCGCCGACTGCAAGTTCGAACTGAAGAACCTGGCCGGCACCCGGGATGGTTTTACGCTCTCCGGCAATACCGTGGCGGATGACGCGGACTCGGAGTGCAACGAAACCGCGCTTCTTATCCGCATGCCCGACGGCACGATCAAGTACCGCGCCTCAAACACCGAGGACCCCGCCGGCATCAACGGCCAAGGAGTTTACAACGGCACCGCAGGAGCCGACCGCATCTACGGAGGCGTCGACAATGACACCTTCTGGGGTGGTGAGGGCAACGATATCATCGAGGGCGGCGACGGGGCCGACGTCGCGCTCGGCGGCGAAGGCAGCGACATCATCACCGACTTTGCCGGCGACGACATCCACAAGGGCGGCCCGGGCAACGACGCGATCGACGGCGGCCCGGGCCTGGACATCCTGATGGGCGGTGACGGCAGTGACTTCACCAACGGCGGGGAGAACGACAATGAAACCTTCGCCGGTGAAGGCAATGACTTCGCCATTGCCGGCAAGGGGCAGGACGCAGTCATCGCCGGCGGCGGCGATGACTGGATGGAAGGCGGCGAAAGCCCCGATCTGCTGATCGGTGACTCCAGCAACCTGTTCTTCCTCGACGATTCGGAAAAGCCGGGCCATGACATCCTGATCGGCCAGGGCGGTGACGATGATTACGACATGGAAGGCGGGGACGACATCGGACTCGCAGGCCCGGGCATCGAAAAGGTGGCCGGTGGTTCCGGTTACGACTGGGAAATTGGCCTGCACGATCCCCAGCCGCAGGACGCCGACCTCAGCCTGCAGATCCTGCCCCTGGATGTCCTACAGATAGGCGTCCGCGACCGCTACAACGAAGTGGAGGCGCTCTCCGGAGGCCCCCTGAATGACAAGCTCCGGGGCGACGACACCATCCCGAGCCAAGGTGGGGGCGAAGGCTTTATCGGCTGCAACGTCCTGGATGTGCACGGTGTAGACCGCATATCCGGCCTCAGCGACCTGATCCCGGCAGAAGCGCGGACCACCCGCATCGCGGACGTTATTGCCGCGTCGGCCTCCAAGGACTGCCCGATTCTGGACTCCTCGGAGAACGCTATGGCTTGGGCCGACGGCAACATCCTCCTCGGCGGCGGCGGCAGTGACATCATCGAAGGCCGTGGAGGCAACGACATCATCGATGGTGACCGCTACCTGAATGTCCGGCTCAGCGTCAAGAACGACGCCGGCGAAGTGATTGGCAGTGCCACGGGCATGACCGCGCAGTACCTGAAGAACGAGGCCGGTGCCCTGACCGGGGCCACCCTCCAGGCGGACGTTTACGCCGGCAAGGTCGACCCTGGCAACATCGAGGCAGTGAGGGAAATCCTCTCCACCAGTGGTGGAACGGACAAGGCCGTGTTCTCCGACATCGAGGTGAACTACACCGTCACGGAAGGGAACGGGGTAACCACGGTGACCCACAACAACGCCGGCCCAGACGGAACGGACACCCTCCGGAACATCGAAACCCTGGTTTTCGCCGACTCCATCGCGCCCAACGCACCCACCGGTGTGACGGCCGTGACCGGTGACGCCCAGGCAACGGTGAACTTCAGCGCTGCTGAGGCCGGCGGGATCACGGAGGAGTTCTCGGTCAAGGTAATCAATGTGGCTACCGGAGCCCAGGTCGGTGAGCTTCGCACAGCAGCAGGCGACGCCACCAGCCTGGTGGTCACCGGATTGACGAACGGCGTTCAGGTCCGCTTCGAGGTCACGGCAACGAACGGCCATGGTTCCAGCCCGGCTGCAGTTTCCAACGCGGTCACTCCTGCCGTGCCGGTGCTGGTAACAGCTGTCCCGACCATCACGGGAGCAGCCGTCGTCGGGGGCGTGCTGAGCGCCAACACTGGAGTCTGGGGGCCAGCGCCGGTGACGTACAGCTACCAGTGGTTCGGCAACGGCACTGCCATCGGCGGAGCAACGGCGGCCACATACACCCTGCAAGCTGGCGACGCAGGCAAGGCCATCACCGTCCGGGTCACCGGTTCCAAGGCCGGCTACGCTACGGCATCCCAGACGTCGGCGCCGGTAACGGCAGCCAACGTTGTGGGCGTCCCGACCGCGCTCCGGGACTTCAACGGTGACGGCAAGACGGACCTGCTGGCCAGGGACTCGAGCGGAGTGCTTTGGACCTACATGGGCAACGCAGCCGGACAATTCCCGACGCGTGTCCGGGCTGGCGGTGGCTGGAACGTCATGAACGCCATCAGCTCCTCCGGCGACGTGAATGGTGATGGCCGGGCCGACCTGTTGGCCAGGGATTCGAGCGGTGTGCTGTGGTCCTACCTGGGCAACGGTGCCGGAATCTTCCCGAACCGGATCCGGGTCGGTGCCGGCTGGAACACCATGAATGCCCTGAGTGCCTCAGGCGATGTGAACGGTGATGGCCGGGCCGATCTGTTGGCCAGGGATTCGAGCGGTGTGCTGTGGTCCTACCTGGGCAACGGTGCCGGAATCTTTCCGAACCGGATCCGGGTCGGTGCCGGCTGGAACACCATGAATGCCATCAGCGCCTCCCGGGACCTGAACGGCGACGGCCGGGCTGACCTGTTGGCCAGGGATTCGAGCGGTGTGCTGTGGTCCTACCTGGGCAACGGTGCCGGAATCTTCCCGAACCGGATCCGCGTCGGTGCCGGCTGGAACACCATGACGGCCATCAGCGGTGCAGGTGACCTGAACGGCGACGGCCGGACTGACCTGGTCGCCAGGGACTCGCGCGGCACGCTCTGGTCCTACCTGGGCAACGGTGCCGGAGTCTTCCCGACGCGGGTCTCAGCCGGCGCCGGCTGGAACACCATGAGTGCCATCAGCTAG